Part of the Nicotiana sylvestris chromosome 5, ASM39365v2, whole genome shotgun sequence genome is shown below.
CAGCTCTCAACGCCTTCACGGACTCCTTAGATGTCTGTGTCTttctcagcttcttgtgctcccgagcaagctccttgagagccttgctatgtgaatcaacTGCCTCAGTCAGTACCTTCTGAATATCGAGGATTTTTCCTGGTTGTCTAAAATCTCTTTGAGAGCATTCTCTATCGATTAGGGAACCTGTGGGGGTGGAGGTGCCGAATGAGCCTCTACCGTGGTAGTGatggtggacaacttggatgaggcagtctgcatctAGTTATTGATACTAAGAAGTGCATGGCTCAGTCTGTgggcagtaataggatgggcACGGGAGGATGGAATCTCCGAATCCGCTGAGGTGGATGGACCAGGAGGGATAGAAGTGGAAGTAGAGGCAGGCTCAGTAGGagtcactaccacaactggctcttcagactggccagttggagcagtaactGTACCCTTGAAATTCTTACTCTTGGGGCTATCATCCCCCTGCATGATGTACTAGGAAAAAGGGGCCTTCACTTTGACTTTGATATCGAAGGGCCTCTTTTCCACTTTCAGATCCCGGAAGTACATAGTGAGAAAACTAGGGAACgggtagtttctgtcatgctCAGCACCCACAATTGTAATAATTcttgacatcacattccccacatttATTGGGTACCCTGCCATGATCGACGCCACCAAAACTGCCCGGTGAAGAGGTAGGGAGTTGTAATGTGTCATGGGGTCCAACctgctacatacaaatgtctcccacccccaTGCCTCGAAATTCAGACTACGTCTCAGAATCTTGATGCCCGTAGTCAACCAGTCAGGGGTGGTACCCGGGATTGCTAGGTATTGTGCTAGTCAgggacggacctcctcgcccatttccatCTTTGCCATGTATAGGGTCTCATCCTCTTCATTGAAGCCAAGATAATCGTTTATTGTCTTTCCGTCAAACAACACTTTCAGGTTTCAAACCTTGGTCAccttggagccctttttgatgtgggctacgttgctgtaaaattccttgaccaagtgttcgttggcATCCATACACTCATCTAGAAAATGTTCCCAGCTTACTCTTgtcctaaactgcctcctcacattGGGGTAGTGAGGTAGCAAGTCCCTATACACAAAACTCCTCTCCGGGATCAACTTCCTCATCGGCCACCATTCCTGGAATTTATGATACGCTACCTCACTTACGAACCGGTCTTACCACACCTCCGGGTTCCTAGTCCTAGCAATACACCCCACCTGAGGTTCACCTCCTTCTCCTATTTCCTCTTCTCCCCCTATTTCCTCCTCATcacctactgcaccctctccagataatgaAGCTGTTGGAGAGGTGggtgagccctcagacgacccagaagaaataTTTACAGAAGCTTGTGCAGCGGGGGATGCCGGAGGTGTGTCTCTCAGCATGTTCCTCTCCGGCCAGTTAGGGATATATTCTGGCACAGAGTCCAAAGATATCTCCCGgtagggctcgtactcactccccgacatgtcaatggccctatcTGCAGTTTCAATcatctttctcattttctttatgttttgccGGGCCTGGGGAGTGAGTCTAACAATTTTCGGTTTCCATCCCCGGGAGGATCCTCCTCTGCCTGGTTGTTTAGATCCTTTACCTtgttgtttcaccattgtctgcaaacacaatCCAAATGAACTTGTTAGTATCAGTTGCAGCAGTTAAGAACAGAGTTGCAgaattagaaaagaaaaattgCAGACAGGTTGCAGGAGtcacccagtgcggaccgcacaaaatggtgtgcggccgcacaggggtcaatgcggacctcacaaaatggccatgcggtctgcacagaggtggggttcagactacccactctctgtatcCCGGCAGTGCGGgctgcacaaaatgtagtgcggccgcacaagggGCAATaaggtccgcacaaaatgtagtgtggcCGCATTCCCTAAGACTCAGATTTCAGAACATtaagcagtgcggtccgcacaaaatgataCTGCGGACCACAtagaggcaccgcggaccgcacagaaacgACTGCGGTCCACACTGAGTGCCCAGCTGTGGCACTAAATTAGGGTTTAcgagatttttatttttagtccAATTTTTGTATCTAAGTAAGTCCCTAAGTGATTGTCCATTGATTGTAACTAACTAAGCCgactttaattaaggaattaactACCCTAACCTAACAAAACTAAAGAAATACAGGGAGAACATGAAtataaacaacaaaaataaaaagtaaaagaagaacaacaaaattaaaacaatatAAAGAAGATGGGGGTTACCAGATGTGAGAAGCAATGGAAATGAATTAGCTCAAGCAGTTAATTGTAAATACGAGATGATGAACAGTGTTTTGAAGGTTCTGAGAGCCAATAGTTCGGAAAGTTTGAACAGGAGGGCCTtaagccctatttatagaaaaggacctggggcccagtATCACCAACCAATaaggaccgcacaaaatcgaatGCGGTCCACAAAGCACTGCCTGATTCAAGCTTGAGGAGGCAAcacactgcggtccgcacaaaatggactgcggccgtagtggtccaccgcggaccacgcaaaatgtagtgcggccgtagtggcaaacttcagagaggtctaCATTTCACCCTCACCAGTGCGGTCCTcactaaatgtagtgcggccgcattaacaacttcagagacctggcacttttttccactatgtcctgcactgcatcaacacaaccctgtaacatctcataaccagttagcccaaaaatcaatcctactctacaattaaaatcaaataaaaacaagaagtaaaacacatgggttgcctcccaagaagcgcctgatttaacattgcggcacgatgcaggttaccatcacatcatttgaaataaagaagtgccaccacgtggctgtcatcaatttttccaagataatgcttgacctggtgcccattaactctgaaaattttaccatttttattctttaattcaagagcaccaaacggggttaCACACACCACtttaaaaggtccactccatcttgacttgagctttcccggaaacagatgtaaccgggagttgaacaagagaaccaaagcacctactttgaactcctttctacgagaatatttatcatgaaggtacttcatcttgtccttatacaaggacgaactggagtaggtatggaatctgaattcatcaagttcattgagctgctccacacgaagattggctgcaacatcccactcaagatttagcttcctcaaagcccacatggccttgtgctctaactcaaccggtagatggtaagcttttccaaacaccaaccgatacagagacataccaatcggagttttgtaagcagtcctataagcccatagagtgtcatccaacttctttgaccaatcggtcctatttgcattgaccgtctttgacaatatgcttttgatttccatgttggagacttcaacttgaccactttctTGAGggtgatagggagtagaaactttgtgattgatgccatactttgaaagcagagtgtcgaaagctctattgcaaaaatgagaccccccatcacttatgattgcacgagtagtaccaaaccttttaaaaatgctcttcttgagaaatgcaacaacagtccgggcctcattgttgggcaaagctatggcttcaacccactttgaaacataatcaACCACCACAAGAatataagtgttcccacaagagctaacaaatgggcccatgaaatcaatgcctcatacatcaaaaatatcaacctcaaggatggtattgagaggcatctcatctttcttcgaaattccacccgctctttggcattcgtcacaACCCTTCACCAAATTAcctgcatctttgaacaaagttgaccaataaaacccacaactaagaactttagaagacatcctcgccccgccatgatggccaccatagggagaggaatgacaagcctacaagatactcaattgctcctcctccgggacacaccttcggatcacaccatccgtgcaaatcttgaacaagtacggctcatcccaatagaagtccaaactatcccgcttgagcttcttcctttggttagaagagagctcacacgggattataccggtcacaaggaaattagcaacatcggcaaaccatggcatatcattcatcgacactgaaaggagttgttcgtcaggaaatgaatcattgatatcTAGGCCAtgacgaggcctcccctcctcctccaagcgggacaagtagtccgccacttggttctcactacccttccggtccataatctccaaatcaaactcttgaattAACAAGatccatcgcatcagtctagctttggaatccttcttcgtcatcaagtaccggagtgcggcatggtcggtatgaataataaccttagcacccataagatacggccggaatttttccattgcaaacactatagccaaaagttctttctcagtcaccgtgtagttcacttgagcatcatttattgtcttgctcgcatagtacaccggatgaaacattttgttcactctttgacccaaaacagccccaaccgcaaaattgctcgcatcacacatgagctcaaagggtaagctccaattaggtgcggtaatgataagagtggtggtcaacttatgcttgagaagttcaaagtcttgcatacacttttcatcaaacacgaacttagcatttttttccaacaacttgcacaagggattcactacctttgaaaagtctttgataaatctccggtagaaccccgcttgcccaagaaaactttggactcccttgacggatgtaggaggagggagccttgaaatcacctcgatctttgctttatccacttcaatgccatgcttcgaaattttttgcccaagaactattccttcttccaccataaagtggcatttctcccaattgaggacaagattggtttcttcacaacgggccaacaccctatcaagattctttaagcactcatcaaatgaatcccccacaacactaaaatcgtCCAAGAACACCTCcgaaatgtcttccaccatatcggtgaaaatggccatcatacaccgctgaaatgtagtcggtgcattacacaacccaaaaggcatcctagagaaggcaaaagtgtcatatggacaagtgaatgtggtcttctcctgatcttctggagcaatcaagatttggttgtacccagaatacccattcaagaagcaatagaaggcacgcccagcaagtcggtctaacatctgatcaaggaaaggaaaaggaaagtgatccttgcgggtcactttattcaacttgcagtagtccatgcataccctccaaccggtgacggttcttgtaggaatcaactcattttgagaatttgaaaccacggtcatgccacccttcttcggtacacattacaCTGGTGAAGTcaaagagctatcagagatggggtatacaaccccggcatccaaccacttgatcacctactttttcacaacttcttgcatagcctcattcaacctcctttggtgctccaaggagggctttgaatcatcctccaagataattttgtgcataaagaatgtggggcttattccccgaatatcagctagagtccatccaattgccttcttccactTTTCAAGCAcggccaatgtggcatcaacctgcatgttagtaaggcaagaagaaagaataactggcaaagtagaatttgagcctaagaactcatacctgaggtgaggaggaagtggtttcaactccaacaccggaggctcctcaattgaaggtttagttggtggagtctttctattctcgagatccaaagacaCTTTCCTAGCCTCATAAGAATAATAgctcattccatgtaaagcattcacgcactccactcagCTTGCATcttcattgacatcaagattcaacaatacggcctccaatgggtcctctacattgatcattgccctggtgtcatcaattatcactgttgtgaccaggtcaacaaaagagcacacctcggtactattGGTCtccttcatagatttgcacacatgaaagaccattttttcatcacccacgcggaaggtgagttcccctgctttcacatctaccaatgccttcctcgtagctaggaaaggtctgccTAGTATGATAGGAACTTCGTAGTCCATCTCGcggtccaagatcacaaaatcagctggcaagataaatttgtccactcggacaagcacatcatcaataatacccaagggTCTCTTCAGCGATCTATCcaccatttgtaacctcatggaagtcggcctaggttgcccaatacccaaagttttgaaaactgagtagagcatcaagttgatacttgcccccaaatcacatagagctttagcaaagtccgcactcccaatagtgcaaggaatggtgaaagcaccgggatcttcaagattcgaggccattgagtgcactattgcactaacttggtgggtcatcttgatagtttcacaatccatggatcttttctttatcaccaagtctttcatgaattttgcatagcccgacatttgttcaagagcctccaccagagggacattaatggacaagctcttcatcatgtcaatgaactccttaaactgattatcattcttttatttcacgagcctttgaggataaggtggaggtgtccTTGGAAAAggtgccttggctttaggcacaaccagctccggtatgtctattacgtgttccctagacgggttcacgtcattttgagtttctaCCTCGaaatcttgaatatcaatcctcacttcattgttcacattttcatcaaccatatatttaactaccaaagggactttattttcttgcaattcaacatcatcatccaagatttgcttttgtttggaggcattcacatcactgcatcttccacttcttgttgtaaccgccataacataattgttcccacccttcgggttcactaccgcatcacttggtagagccccttagggcgagtatttaaagactgagagatttggcctaattgtacctccaagtttctgatagaggtattaTGGGAAGCCAACTGTGCATTAGAATCTGCATtattcttcatcatctgttcgaacatcatttcaattctacccatgccattgccagaagaactaggaccttgagatggaaatgggggtggattgttctgttgttggtacattgggggcctttgaaatccttgcccccggtttccttggttttcgtcgttccatccaccttgattgttattaccgccccaattgttgttattaccattccaattcccttgattgttctagttgttgttatgattgccccagttgttgttttggttgttgttcccccaattaccatttccttgttgttgattgccctaattaccattgccttgttattgattgccccaactgccttgaggtctccattgttgttggttggaagagttgcctcgttggccttgataattgttcacatattgaacctcttcactttgatcatcataaccatcatatTGAAACCCATCGcagtcatcatcaaattgctcagaattcccttgattttgttgccttctttgccttcttttgttgacaagcatattaacacccttcatggcattcacttggcgaggattttgaacttgttgtaattgtgcctttgccaattggttcatagtagtagtcaactccgctatagcctgcccatgatcatgtggttccttgtgcaaatgaataatcgtggggtcaccttgaggcacattggctctacttttccatgcagaagaagtgtcagccatctcgtcaagtatATTACATGCCATATCATATGACAACTTCATAAAGTTACccccggcaagttggttcactatgcattggtttgtggtgttaatgccccggtagaaggtttattggatcatagcctcggttatatcattgttggggcattctttcaccattgttctataacgctcccaaatctcatgctaAGGTTCTGAGGgatcttgcttgaaagccaatatctcatcacTCAATGCCTCCATATGCCCCGTTgagaaaaatttagcaatgaacttatccgctaactcatcccaagttgtgacggaatggttgggaagtcgctcgagccaatccaatgccttccctctaagtgagaatgggaagagtctcaacctaagagcatcctcggataCATTagtctgcttgctcccccaacatgtatccacgaacctcttgagatgtttgtaggcattttgatttacagcgcccgtgaaatacccacgctgctctagtaaggtcaacatcacattggttatctgaaaattgcccgcccatattcggggtgggacaatagcacttgcatagccttggttcggaagtactctaggagccactcttggaggtggcggaggagggtctacAATATTGTCATTCGCATTAGCATTAGCCTgacggcctctacgttgtccttgaggtacaagaggcacctcatctt
Proteins encoded:
- the LOC138869214 gene encoding uncharacterized protein → MVDRSLKRPLGIIDDVLVRVDKFILPADFVILDREMDYEVPIILGRPFLATRKALVDVKAGELTFRVGDEKMVFHVCKSMKETNSTEVCSFVDLVTTVIIDDTRAMINVEDPLEAVLLNLDVNEDAS